In the genome of Mangifera indica cultivar Alphonso chromosome 9, CATAS_Mindica_2.1, whole genome shotgun sequence, the window ttatttgaGCACAAACAACCAATAGATTGAAGATAAGGTGCCATGTAGATGCCCTTTTTTCTACCTTTTTATGgaagagagaaaatatcatTAATCTGTTAGGGATATAGCTTCATGCTTCTTTTGAATGTTTTGCCATGCATGTAAAGAGTAAGAGGAACTGAGTGATTGTGAGATAAGAGAGGGAGGTGACATGGGGTATATCTCATTGTTAAGAGGTccaaagaaggaagaagaacaaGTTCTTGACACCATGGAAACTGAATTTGTTAACTTGAAAGGTGATGTTTATGGCCCGGAGAACATAGATATCATGGATGAATTGGAGGGCATTCGGGGGTTTAATGAAAATGATGAGAATTTTTCAGAAGATAACGCACATCAGCAGCTGGCTCAACTTAGTTGGGATTTCATGCACAGGGAAAAGGGAGAACAGCAAGAGGAAGAGgagcaaaaagaagaaagatcaGAAGAACAGCTTGATGAATTTACAAGTAAGTTCTTTCCAGAAGTGGCAtctttgaacttgaatttaaactatCAAGAAGTCTTAGATGCATGGTCTGATCGAGGGCCTCTTTGGGCTGATGAATACTCTCTTTTAATGGTAAGCAATGGCTACTACGTTACTACTCAATCAACTACTTAACTTTCATTCATTTCACAAGTTTTGTGGTATTCATTTCTAGTacatataaatgaaatttgtattgaattttcCATAGATGGGAGAGGTTCCAGTGATGGACGAAGAGAAAGCAAGAAGAGAAGCAAGTGTTTTAAGGTACAAAGAGAAACGTCAGACAAGATTGTTCTCCAAGAAGATAAGGCACCAAGTTCGCAAACTCAACGCAGATAAAAGACCAAGACTTAAGGTTAATTaattcttcttctcctctctttTCCTAATTCTATATGTTTTGTACCTATATCCTAAGagtaatattgtatatatatactaagataaattatatatgtataaataaattatatatttatatctgtataaattaagataataatattgacaagatgattttgaaataagagaaaaagtatataatcatatcttctaattaaaaattatgattttagtttatataaacaagtttatataatttatttatacatataattttattatttattaaagtgctaatcaaaattaatttggatGTTAATCATATGCTACCTATTTTTATTTGCTTGTTGGTTGCCGCAGGGTCGATTTGTGAAGAGAGTTTCCTGAGAAGATAGTcaaaattgagattaaaaatatctgaaaaatatctgaaaaatatgCTTTGTTAAATTGTGCTTATTGTTtgactagaaaaaaaaatctttgtaccttataaaaacatgaaatatCCATTCAATCATTCAGACTTTCTGGGAACTTACTTGTGCAACTTTTTTGCGGAGGACCCCCCCTTGAGCAATTCCATCATGTGTTTATAATTGATCTGACCCTACTGTGATAAATATCTCAGCATGAtttatttttgccattttctaACGAAAAAAGAGTTGAGTTCAGAGAATTTAGTATCTGGGTATGCTTGATTTCTGGTGGGATTCAATCATTTTACACAAAAAGTG includes:
- the LOC123224718 gene encoding zinc finger protein CONSTANS-LIKE 7-like; its protein translation is MGYISLLRGPKKEEEQVLDTMETEFVNLKGDVYGPENIDIMDELEGIRGFNENDENFSEDNAHQQLAQLSWDFMHREKGEQQEEEEQKEERSEEQLDEFTSKFFPEVASLNLNLNYQEVLDAWSDRGPLWADEYSLLMMGEVPVMDEEKARREASVLRYKEKRQTRLFSKKIRHQVRKLNADKRPRLKGRFVKRVS